DNA from Xanthomonas hyacinthi:
GTGCTGCAACTGTTGCCGCACTGGAATTGGCCGGGCCGCGAGGGCACGCCGATCAAGGTGATGGCGTTCTGCAACGCGCAGCAGGTGGAGCTGTGGCTCAACGGCCAGTCGCAAGGGCGGCAGGCGGTGGACCGGATCGAGATGAATGCCTGGCAGGTCGCATACGCGCCCGGCGTGCTGGAGGCGGTGGCGTATCGCGATGGCCGCGAGGTGGCGCGGCAGCGGGTGCAGACGGTCGGCGCGCCGGTCGCGCTGCGGCTGACGCCGGACCGCGCGCGGATGCGCGGCGATGGTCGCGACGCGCAGCCGATCACCCTGGAAGCGGTGGATGCGCAAGGCCGCCACGTGCCGTTCGCCGATGCGCAGATCGCGCTGCAGGTCGCAGGCGGTCGCCTGCTCGGCGTCGGCAACGGCGATCCGAACCGGCACGCGGCCGACAACGTGCCGCAGGTGCAGTTGTTCAACGGCCTGGCGCAGGCCATCGTCGAGGCCGGCACCAGCCAGCGCCGGCTGCGCATCGAGGCGCGCGCGCCGGGCCTGCGATCTGCGCAGGCCACGATCGGCCTGGATGCGGTGGCCTTGCCGCCGTCGCTGCCGCCGGCCGCCGCGGCGATGGTGGTGCCCGGCTGGCGGCGCACGCTGCCGTTCGCCGCGCCGCCGGATCCGGCGCTGCCGCGCGCGCCCAACGACAACAACAGCTGGAGCTTCTGCCAGCCGGGCAACCTGGAGACGCGCGCCGAGCGCGATGGCTATGTGCTGTACCGCACCGCGTTCACGCCCTGGGCCGGGATCCAGCAGCGCGGCGGCCGGCTGCGGCTCGGCCGCGCGACCGGCGCGGCGCAGGTGTATCTGGACCGGCAGCTGGTCGCCAACGTCGCCGAGGGGCAGCAGGCGCAACTGCGCTTGCCGCCTGCGGACGGCGAACGGGTGCTGGCGGTGGTGATGCAGGTGACGGCCGGAATGCCTTTCGGCTTCGACGATGTCGCGATAGTGGAGTATTGATCGAATGAAACGAGCTTTCCGCCATGCCGTCCCGCACGGCCATGCCTGGCTGCGCCGCGTGTGCGCGTTGCCGCTGCGTGTGCAGGTCGCACTGCTGCTGGCCTGCGTGCTGCTGGCGCCGGGCGCGTTCGCCGCGGCGGCGCAGGACACGCAGGGCGACGCCGCACGCGGCGTGCTGCTGCGCACGCTCGGCCCGCGCGCCGCTGCGCTGACCCTGCAACGGCAGCCGCGCGGCAGCGGCAACGACTGGTACCAGATCGCCGCCGACGCCGGCACGCTGCGCGTGTCCGGTTCCTCGGAAGTGGCGCTGGCGCACGGCGCCTACAGCTATCTGCAATCGATCGGCGCCGCCTCGGTGAGCTGGGAGGGCAGCCGCGTCGCGCTGCCTGCGGCCTATGCCGATTTCCGCGGGCAGCGTGTGGTCACGCCGTTCGCCTACCGCGCCTATCTCAATGTGTGCACCTACGGCTACACCACGCCGTGGTGGGACTGGGCGCGCTGGGAACGCGAGATCGACTGGATGGCGCTGCACGGCATCGACATGCCGCTGGCGATGGAAGGCCAGGACTATGTGTGGCAGATGCTGTGGCGCGAGTTCGGCGTCGCCGACGCGGACCTGGCGCAGCATTTCTCCGGTCCGGCGTTCGCGCCGTGGCAGCGCATGGGCAATATCGAAGGCTACGACGCGCCGCTGCCGCAGCAGTGGATCGAGGACAAGCACGCGCTGCAGCAGCGCATCCTGCAGCGCATGCGCGCGCTGGGCATGAAGCCGGTGCTGCCGGCCTTCGCCGGCTACGTGCCGAAGGCGTTCGCGCAGGCGCATCCGCAGGCGCGCATCTACCGCATGCGCGCCTGGGAAGGCTTCCACGAAACCTATTGGCTGGATCCGGCCGATCCGCTGTTCGCCAAGATCGCGCAGCGTTTCATCCAGCTCTACGACCGCACTTACGGCAAGGGCACCTATTACCTGGCCGATGCGTTCAACGAGATGCTGCCGCCGATCGCCGCCGACGGCAGCGACGCGCGCCTGGCCAGCTATGGCGACAGCACCGCCAACACCGCCAAGACCGTACCGCCCGAGGTGTCGCCGGCACAGCGCGACAAGCGCCTGGCCGACTACGGACGTGCGCTGTACGCATCGATCCATCGCGCCAACCCCGACGCGGTGTGGGTGATGCAGGGCTGGCTGTTCGGCGCCGACCGCCATTTCTGGACGCCGCAGGCGATCGCCGCGTTCCTGCGCGAGGTGCCCAACGACAAGCTGCTGGTGCTGGACATCGGCAACGATCGCTACCCGGGTACCTGGAAACTGTCCGACGCGTTCGACGGCAAGCAGTGGATCTACGGCTACGTGCACAACTACGGCGGCAGCAATCCGGTGTACGGCGACCTGGCGTTCTACCGCGACGATCTGCGCGCGCTGCTTGCCGACAAGGACAAACAGCAGCTGGTCGGCTTCGGCGCATTTCCGGAAGGCCTGCACACCAACTCGGTGGTCTACGAATACATGTACGCGCTGGCCTGGGGCGCGCAGCAGCGCCCGCTGCAGGACTGGCTCGGCGACTACACCCGCGCCCGCTACGGGCATACCTCGCCGGCGTTGCGCGCGGCCTGGGACGACCTGCAGGTCTCGGTGCTGTCCACGCGCTACTGGACGCCGCGCTGGTGGCGCAGCCGTGCCGGCGCCTACCTGCTGTTCAAGCGGCCGACGCTGGACATCGGCGAATTCGAAGGCGCGCCCGGCGATCCGCCGCGCCTGCGCCGCGCGCTGGACCAACTGCTGGCGCTGGCGCCGGAGTACGCCGACGCGCCGCTGTACCGCTATGACCTGGTCGACTTCGCGCGCCACTACGCCACTGGCCGCGTGGATGCGCAGTTGCAGCAGGCGGTGGCCGCGTACAAGCGCGGCGACGTCGCCGCCGGCGATGCCGCCTTCGCCCGCGTGCAGGTGGCGGTGCAGCAGCTCGACGGCCTAGTCGGCGGCCAGCAGGAAACCCTGTCGAGCTGGCTCGGCGATGCCGAAGGCTATGCGAAGACGCCGCAGGACGCGGCCTACTACCGGCGCGACGCCAAGGCGCAGGTCAGCGTGTGGGGCGGCGAGGGCAACCTCGGCGACTACGCGTCCAAGGCCTGGCAGGGCATGTACGCCGACTACTACCTGCCGCGCTGGGCGCTGGCGCTGCAGGCGTTGCGCGAGGCGGCGGTCGGCGGCGGCCCTGTGGACGAGGCCGCGTTGCAGCAGCGCTTGCGCGCGTGGGAGCAGGCCTGGGTCGCGCGTGACATGCACTACACGCGGCAGGCGCCAGCCGATCCGGTCGCCGCGGTGCGCCGCCTGCTGCAACAGGTGGATGCCCGATGAGCGCCGCCTCCGTGAGCCTTCCCGCCGCGGCGCCGTCGCGCGAACGCTTCCTGTCGCTGGACGTGTTCCGCGGCCTGACCATCTTCCTGATGATCCTGGTCAACACGCCGGGTGCCGGCGCCGATGCGTTCGTGCAACTGCGGCACGCGCCGTGGTTCGGCTTCACCGCCGCCGACCTGGTGTTCCCGTCGTTCCTGTTTGCGGTCGGCAACGCGATGAGCTTCGCGCTGGACCGCGGCCAGCCGCTCGGCGCGTTCCTGCGCCGGGTCGGCAAGCGCAGCGCGCTGATCTTCCTGCTCGGTTTCCTGATGTACTGGTTTCCGTTCGTGCACCACGGCGTCGACGGCGCCTGGAGTTTCACCGCGATCGACCAGACCCGGGTGCCGGGCGTGCTGCAGCGCATCGCGCTGTGCTACGCGCTGGCCGCGCTGCTGTGCCGCTGGCTGCCGCCGCGCGGCCTGCTGGCCGCCTGCGTCGCGCTGCTGCTCGGCTACTGGGCGGCGCTGTACCTGTGGGGCCAGCCGGGCGCGGAACTGAGCAAGCTCGGCAACGCCGGCACGCGCCTGGACCTGTGGCTGCTGGATCCGGCGCAGCTGTACCGCAAGGATGGCGGCTTCGATCCGGAAGGCCTGCTCGGCACGCTGCCGGCCACGGTCAATGTCATCGCCGGCTATCTGACCGGCCTGTACGTGCGCCGCGTCGGCAAGCAGGCGCGCACGGTGCGCTGGCTGCTGCTGGCCGGCATCGCGCTGACCTTGCTGGCCCTGGCCTGGCAACCGTGGTTCCCGCTGGCCAAGAAGCTGTGGACCGGCTCGTTCGTGCTGCTGACGGTCGGCCTGGACCAGCTGCTGCTGGGCGCGCTGCTATGGGCGATCGAAGTGCGCCGCTGGCAGGCCGGGAGCGGCTTCTTCACCGTGCTCGGGCGCAATCCGCTGGCGATCTACCTGTTCTCCGAACTGTTCGTGATCAGCCTGCGGTTGGTCCAGGTCGGCGCCAGTGGAATGGACCCGTACCAATGGGTGGGCATCGCGGTATTCCAGCGGCTGCTGCCGGGCCCCTGGGGCAGCCTCGCCTGCGCCGTGGCGTACACGCTGCTGTGCTGGGCGGTGGGCTGGTGGATGGACCGGCGGCGCCTGTACCTGCGGCTCTGACCCGGCGTGCATAGGCCGCAGATTGGTACTATATTGGACATAATGAATCCATACGGTCCGGAGGGAGCACGATGACCAAGCCCAAGCCGGAAGCCGACCCCAGACTGGCCGGCCTGGCCGTGGACCCGAGCGCGCCGACCCCGCTGTACCTGCAACTGGCGAGCAAGCTGGTCGAGGCGATCAAGGGTGGCCAATGGAAGCCCGGCGAGGCCCTGCCAGCCGAGCGCCAGCTGTGCGAGCAGCTGCAGGTGTCGCGGGTGACCCTGCGCCAGGCGGTGGATGCGCTGGTCGAACAGGGCCTGGTCTCGCGCCGGCAGGGCGCCGGCACCTTCATCACCTCGCATATCCAGCATCAGCTCAGTGGTCTGGCCAGCTTCAGCGAGACCCTGCGCATGAAGGGCCTGGAGCCGGGCACGCGCTGGCTGGAGCGGCGCGTGCGCCCGGCGCACGGCGAAGAGATCCTGCGCCTGGGGCTGTCGCCGGACACCGTGGTGGCGGCGCTGACCCGCCTGCGCAGCGCCGACGGCCGGGTCATGGCCTACGAAAAAGCGGTGCTGCCGCAGCGCACCGTGCCCGATCCGCTGGCCATCGGCGATTCGCTGTACGCCTACCTGGACGCGCAGGGCACCCCGGTGGTGCGCGCGCTGCAGTACTTCCGTGCGATCAACCTGCCGGCGCGGCTGGCCGGGCACCTGGGCATGAAGGAAGGCGAGGCGATTCTGCACGTGGTGCGGGTCGGCTACACCCGCGACGGCAGCGCCATCGAGCTGACCGATACCTATTGCCACAACGACTACTACGACTTCGTCGCCGAACTGCGACGCTGATCGACCGACCCACGCGCCCTTCCGGAGCCCGCCCGCCCATGACCACCGCACGGCCTGCCAGTCCCTACGCCTCGATCGCCATCGTCGGGCTGTTGTTCTTCATCATCGGCTTCTTCACCTGGATCAATGGCCCGCTGATCACCTTCGTGCGGCTGGCATTCGACCTCAACGAGGTCAATGCGTTCCTGGTGCTGATGGTGTTCTACCTGTCGTACTTCTTCCTGGCGCTGCCGTCGTCGTGGATCCTCAAGCGCACCGGCATGAAGAAGGGCCTGGCGCTGAGCCTGGTGGTGATGGCGGCGGGCGCGGCGGCGTTCGGTCAGTTCGCCACGCAGCGCTTCTATCCCGGCGCGCTGGCCGGCCTGTTCGTGATCGGCAGCAGCCTGGCGTTGCTGCAGACCGCGATCAACCCGTACATCAGTATCCTCGGCCCGATCGAGAGCGCGGCGCGGCGCATCGCGGTGATGGGCATCTGCAACAAGATCGCCGGCATCCTGGCGCCGTTCCTGATCGGCACGCTGGTGCTGCACGGCGTCGGCGACCTGGCCACGCAGGTGCAGGCCGCCGACCCGGTGGCCAAGGAAGCGCTGCTCACCGCGTTCGCCGCCAAGATCCACCTGCCGTACCTGGTGATGGCCGGCGTGCTGGTGCTGGTGGCGATCGGCGTGCTGTTCTCGCCGCTGCCGGAGTTGAAGGCCTCGGAGGTCAACGCCGCCCCGGTCGGTGCCGGCAGTCCCGCGCAGAAGACCAGCATCTTCCAGTTCCCGCACCTGTGGCTGGGCGTGCTGTGCCTGTTCGTGTACGTGGGCGTGGAAGTGATGGCCGGCGATGCGATCGGCACCTACGGCAACGGCTTCCACCTGCCGCTGGACCAGACCAAGCTGTTCACCTCGTTCACCCTGGGCGCGATGCTGGCCGGCTATGTCGCCGGCCTGCTGCTGATCCCCAAGCTGATCTCGCAGGCGCGCTACCTGAGCGTGTCCGCCAGCCTGGGCGTGCTGTTCTGCGTGGGCGCCTACTTCACCCACGGCTACGTCTCGGTGGGCTTCGTCGCCGCGCTGGGCTTCGCCAACGCGATGATGTGGCCGGCGATCTTCCCGCTGGCGATCAAGGGCCTGGGCCGGCACACCGAGATCGGTTCGGCGCTGCTGGTGATGGGCATCGTCGGCGGCGCGATCATCCCGCAGCTGTTCGCGGTGCTGAAGCAGCACTTCGACTTCCAGCTGGTGTTCCTGCTGCTGATGGTGCCGTGCTACCTGTACATCCTGTTCTATTCCCTGGTCGGCCACCGCGCCGGTCAAGCCTCCGCCCGCGCGTGATCGCGCATCATGGGCGTACTTCCCGACGTGCAGGACCGCAGTATGCGTAGACCCACCATCAAAGATGTCGCCGAGCGGGCGCGGGTGTCGCTGAAGACCGTGTCGCGGGTCATCAACAACGAACCGTCGGTGATGCAGGCCACGCGCGCGCGCGTGCTGCACGCCATCGCCGAGCTGGACTACGAACCGGATCCGTCGGCGCGCAACCTGCGCAGCGGCACCCCGTTCGTGATCGGGCTGGTGTACGACAACCCCAATCCATACCACATCATCGGCGTGCAGAACGGCGTGCTGGCGGCGTGCCGGGAGACCGGCTTCGGCCTGCAGATCCATCCCTGCGACTCGACCTCGCCGATGCTGGCCGAGGAACTGGCCGAATGGACCCAGCGCTCGCGCCTGGCCGGGCTGGTGCTGACCGCGCCGATGTCCGAGCGCGCCGAACTGGTCGCGGCGCTGACCGCGCGCGGGATCAAGACCGTGCGCATCATCGCCGCCACCGAAGATCCGAAGGACGGCCCCTGCGTCTACGTCGACGACCGCGATGCGGCCTACGAGGTCACCGAGCACCTGATCCAGCTCGGCCACCAGCGCATCGGCTTCCTGTGGGGCGGCACCTCGCACCGCTCCAGCGGCGAGCGCTACGCCGGCTACGAGGCGGCGCTGAAGGACTACGGCATCACCCTGGACAAGCACCTGGTGGTGCCCGGCGACTACACCTTCGACGACGGCTTCCGCGGCGCGCGGCGGCTGCTGGCGCTGCGCGAGCCGCCGACCGCGATCTTCGGTTCCAACGACGAGATCGCCGCCGGCGTGCTCGCCGCGGCCAAGTCGACCGGCATGAACGTGCCCTACGACCTGTCCATCGCCGGCTTCGAGGACAGCCCGTTCTCGCGCCAGTCGTGGCCGGCGCTGACCACCGCCAAGCAGGCCACCGAAGACATCGCGCGCCACGCCGCACGGCTGCTGATCAGCCAGCTGCGCAGCGACGCCTACGAAGAGCATCCGGCGCCGATGCACAACCGGGGCTTCGTGCCGCAGCTGGTGGTGCGCGGCTCCACCGCGCCGATGCAGCCGCATTCCCGCCGCCCTCCTTCCCCCGATCCCACATGACCCTGCCCATGGCATTGCCCACCGAAACCGAAACCCTGATGTTCCGCGAAGCGGCGGAAACCGCCGATGTCGTCGCCGCGCAGTTCGCGCGCAACCATGCCGTGGTCAGCGCGCTGGCCGCGGCGCTGCGCGCCGATCCGCCGCCGTTCGTGGTCACCTGCGCACGCGGCAGTTCCGACCATGCCGCGACCTATGCCAAGTACCTGTTCGAGACCCAGCTCGGCGTGGTCACCGCCTCGGCCTCGCCGTCGGTGGGCTCGGTGTACGCCTCGCCGCTGCAGTTGCGCGGCGCGCTGTACGTGGTGATCTCGCAGTCCGGCAAGAGCCCGGATCTACTGCGCAACGCCGAGGCCGCCAAGGCTGCCGGCGCGCGCGTGGTGGCGCTGGTCAATGTCGAGGATTCGCCGCTGGCGCAACTGGCCGAGACGGTGATCGCGCTCGGCGCCGGCCCGGAGAAGAGCGTGGCGGCGACCAAGAGCTACCTGGCCTCGCTGGCGGCGATCCTGCAGCTCGGCGCGCACTGGAAGAACGATGCGGCGCTGTACGCCGCGCTGGACGCGCTACCGCCGGCGCTGCGCGCGGCCTGGCAGGCGGACTGGCGGCCACTCACCGACGGCCTGGTCGATGCGCACAATCTGTTCGTGCTCGGCCGCGGTCTGGGCCTGGCCGCGGCGCAGGAAGCGGCGCTGAAGTTCAAGGAAACCTGCGGCCTGCATGCCGAGGCCTACAGCTCGGCGGAAGTGAAGCACGGGCCGATGGCGCTGGTCGGCCCCGGCTTCCCGGCGCTGGCCTTCGCCCAGCCCGACGAAACCGGCGCCGGCACCCGCAGCCTGGCCGAGGAATTCCGCGGCCGTGGCGCGCAGGTCTGGCTGGCCGGCGCCGACGGCGATCTGCCGCTGGTCGCCGCGCCGCACCCGGTGTGCGCGCCGCTGCTGACCATCCAGAGCTTCTACCGCGCGATCAACGCGCTGGCGCTGCGCCGCGGCTACAACCCGGATCTGCCGCCGCATCTGAACAAAGTGACGGAGACGGTGTAATGACCACGACGGCGCTGCGCAATGCGCGCGTGCTCGGCGAGGACGGCTTCCTCGATGGCGTGAGCGTGCTGCTGCACGGCGGGCGCATCGCCGCGCTGCTCGACGACGGCGACGCGCGCGTGGCTGCGGCGACGACGCAACTGGACCTGGGCGGCGGCACGCTGCTGCCGGGTTTCATCGACCTGCAGGTCAACGGCGGCGGCGGCGTGCTGTTCAACAACCGCACCGACGTCGCGGCGCTGCGCCGCATCGGCCAGGCGCACCGCCGCTACGGCACCACCGGCTACCTGCCGACGCTGATCAGCGACGACCTGGAGGTGATGCGCGTGGCGATCGCCGCGACCCGCCAGGCCATCGCCGCCGGCGTGCCGGGCGTGCTCGGCATCCACCTGGAAGGGCCGTACCTGGCGCCGGCGCGCAAGGGCACCCACAACGTGGACAAGTTCCGCGTGCCCGATGCCGCCGAACTGGCGCTGGCCACCTCGCTGGACAACGGCGTCACCCTGATCACGCTGGCGCCGGAACGGCTGCCGGCCGCGAGTATCCGCACCCTGGCCGCTGCCGGCGCGCGCGTGTTCGCCGGCCACACCGCCGGCAGCTACGACGAGATCCGTGCCGGCCTGGATGCGGGCGTGTGCGGCTTCACCCATCTGTACAACGCGATGTCGCCGCTGCAGGGACGCGATCCCGGCGCGGTCGGCGCCGCGCTGGAAGACCGCCACGCCTGGTGCGGGCTGATCGTCGATGGCGTGCACGTGCATCCGGCCAGCCTGCGCGTGGCGCTGGCGGCCAAGCCGCGCGGCACGCTGTTCCTGGTCACCGACGCGATGCCGATGGTCGGCGCCGACAGCCCCAGCTTCGACCTGTACGGCGAAACCATCACCGCGGTGGATGGCGTGGTGCGCAATGCCGCCGGCGCGCTGGCCGGTTCGGCGCTGGACATGGCCAGCGCAGTGCGCAACAGCGTGCAATGGCTGGGCGTGACCCTGGACGAGGCGGCCCGCATGGCCTCGCTGTATCCGGCGCAATGCCTGGGCCTGGACGATCGCTACGGCCGCATCGCGCCCGGCTACCAGGCCGACCTGGTGCTGCTCGACGACGCGCTGCAGGTGCGGCAGACCTGGATTGGTGGGGCGGTGGAGTAGCCTGGATGCGCCAAGCATATAGCTTGAGTGCAAGCAAAAACTAATCCGCGCATGCGCGCGGATTAAGTGGGCGTGGTTCCTATGTGTAAGCCGACAAATATGCATGCGGCTTAATTTTGTAATTGACTATACGTTGGTCAAGACTGACCGACAGTCACAACACCGCAATTGCCGATGCAGCCTGGCGATAGATCACCACCACCACCACCACCACCACCGCCACCGCCACCGCCACCGCCACCGCCACCACCACCGCCGCCACCGCCGCCACCGCCACCGCCACCGCCACCACCCGTCAAAGAGCCAGGAATGGGTTGCACACATGGTGTGCCCGATTGGCAAACGATGGTTGCTTTTTCAGTGGAGCCATCATTCCAGATTACTGTCACAGTAGATCCATTCGGCAATGAAGTAATGCCTTTGGAAATTCGATACATTCCCACCAAGCCCAACATGCCAGCTTGACGTACTTCGGGAATATCAGATGCGCCGACCCCTTGCGCCGGAGCTACTTGATTATATGGTGCCTTTCTTGAGTCTATGCTAACGATTGCTGCTATTGCTGTAAGGCTTGCGGTCAACAGAAAGATGGAAAGCCAAGTGCGCTTTGCAGTGAGCATATCAAAATCCCCATTGTTATCTAAATTATCTGATTAGC
Protein-coding regions in this window:
- the nagA gene encoding N-acetylglucosamine-6-phosphate deacetylase, yielding MTTTALRNARVLGEDGFLDGVSVLLHGGRIAALLDDGDARVAAATTQLDLGGGTLLPGFIDLQVNGGGGVLFNNRTDVAALRRIGQAHRRYGTTGYLPTLISDDLEVMRVAIAATRQAIAAGVPGVLGIHLEGPYLAPARKGTHNVDKFRVPDAAELALATSLDNGVTLITLAPERLPAASIRTLAAAGARVFAGHTAGSYDEIRAGLDAGVCGFTHLYNAMSPLQGRDPGAVGAALEDRHAWCGLIVDGVHVHPASLRVALAAKPRGTLFLVTDAMPMVGADSPSFDLYGETITAVDGVVRNAAGALAGSALDMASAVRNSVQWLGVTLDEAARMASLYPAQCLGLDDRYGRIAPGYQADLVLLDDALQVRQTWIGGAVE
- a CDS encoding acyltransferase family protein, giving the protein MSAASVSLPAAAPSRERFLSLDVFRGLTIFLMILVNTPGAGADAFVQLRHAPWFGFTAADLVFPSFLFAVGNAMSFALDRGQPLGAFLRRVGKRSALIFLLGFLMYWFPFVHHGVDGAWSFTAIDQTRVPGVLQRIALCYALAALLCRWLPPRGLLAACVALLLGYWAALYLWGQPGAELSKLGNAGTRLDLWLLDPAQLYRKDGGFDPEGLLGTLPATVNVIAGYLTGLYVRRVGKQARTVRWLLLAGIALTLLALAWQPWFPLAKKLWTGSFVLLTVGLDQLLLGALLWAIEVRRWQAGSGFFTVLGRNPLAIYLFSELFVISLRLVQVGASGMDPYQWVGIAVFQRLLPGPWGSLACAVAYTLLCWAVGWWMDRRRLYLRL
- a CDS encoding GntR family transcriptional regulator, coding for MAGLAVDPSAPTPLYLQLASKLVEAIKGGQWKPGEALPAERQLCEQLQVSRVTLRQAVDALVEQGLVSRRQGAGTFITSHIQHQLSGLASFSETLRMKGLEPGTRWLERRVRPAHGEEILRLGLSPDTVVAALTRLRSADGRVMAYEKAVLPQRTVPDPLAIGDSLYAYLDAQGTPVVRALQYFRAINLPARLAGHLGMKEGEAILHVVRVGYTRDGSAIELTDTYCHNDYYDFVAELRR
- a CDS encoding LacI family DNA-binding transcriptional regulator, whose translation is MRRPTIKDVAERARVSLKTVSRVINNEPSVMQATRARVLHAIAELDYEPDPSARNLRSGTPFVIGLVYDNPNPYHIIGVQNGVLAACRETGFGLQIHPCDSTSPMLAEELAEWTQRSRLAGLVLTAPMSERAELVAALTARGIKTVRIIAATEDPKDGPCVYVDDRDAAYEVTEHLIQLGHQRIGFLWGGTSHRSSGERYAGYEAALKDYGITLDKHLVVPGDYTFDDGFRGARRLLALREPPTAIFGSNDEIAAGVLAAAKSTGMNVPYDLSIAGFEDSPFSRQSWPALTTAKQATEDIARHAARLLISQLRSDAYEEHPAPMHNRGFVPQLVVRGSTAPMQPHSRRPPSPDPT
- a CDS encoding alpha-N-acetylglucosaminidase; translated protein: MKRAFRHAVPHGHAWLRRVCALPLRVQVALLLACVLLAPGAFAAAAQDTQGDAARGVLLRTLGPRAAALTLQRQPRGSGNDWYQIAADAGTLRVSGSSEVALAHGAYSYLQSIGAASVSWEGSRVALPAAYADFRGQRVVTPFAYRAYLNVCTYGYTTPWWDWARWEREIDWMALHGIDMPLAMEGQDYVWQMLWREFGVADADLAQHFSGPAFAPWQRMGNIEGYDAPLPQQWIEDKHALQQRILQRMRALGMKPVLPAFAGYVPKAFAQAHPQARIYRMRAWEGFHETYWLDPADPLFAKIAQRFIQLYDRTYGKGTYYLADAFNEMLPPIAADGSDARLASYGDSTANTAKTVPPEVSPAQRDKRLADYGRALYASIHRANPDAVWVMQGWLFGADRHFWTPQAIAAFLREVPNDKLLVLDIGNDRYPGTWKLSDAFDGKQWIYGYVHNYGGSNPVYGDLAFYRDDLRALLADKDKQQLVGFGAFPEGLHTNSVVYEYMYALAWGAQQRPLQDWLGDYTRARYGHTSPALRAAWDDLQVSVLSTRYWTPRWWRSRAGAYLLFKRPTLDIGEFEGAPGDPPRLRRALDQLLALAPEYADAPLYRYDLVDFARHYATGRVDAQLQQAVAAYKRGDVAAGDAAFARVQVAVQQLDGLVGGQQETLSSWLGDAEGYAKTPQDAAYYRRDAKAQVSVWGGEGNLGDYASKAWQGMYADYYLPRWALALQALREAAVGGGPVDEAALQQRLRAWEQAWVARDMHYTRQAPADPVAAVRRLLQQVDAR
- a CDS encoding sugar MFS transporter, which codes for MTTARPASPYASIAIVGLLFFIIGFFTWINGPLITFVRLAFDLNEVNAFLVLMVFYLSYFFLALPSSWILKRTGMKKGLALSLVVMAAGAAAFGQFATQRFYPGALAGLFVIGSSLALLQTAINPYISILGPIESAARRIAVMGICNKIAGILAPFLIGTLVLHGVGDLATQVQAADPVAKEALLTAFAAKIHLPYLVMAGVLVLVAIGVLFSPLPELKASEVNAAPVGAGSPAQKTSIFQFPHLWLGVLCLFVYVGVEVMAGDAIGTYGNGFHLPLDQTKLFTSFTLGAMLAGYVAGLLLIPKLISQARYLSVSASLGVLFCVGAYFTHGYVSVGFVAALGFANAMMWPAIFPLAIKGLGRHTEIGSALLVMGIVGGAIIPQLFAVLKQHFDFQLVFLLLMVPCYLYILFYSLVGHRAGQASARA
- a CDS encoding SIS domain-containing protein, which gives rise to MALPTETETLMFREAAETADVVAAQFARNHAVVSALAAALRADPPPFVVTCARGSSDHAATYAKYLFETQLGVVTASASPSVGSVYASPLQLRGALYVVISQSGKSPDLLRNAEAAKAAGARVVALVNVEDSPLAQLAETVIALGAGPEKSVAATKSYLASLAAILQLGAHWKNDAALYAALDALPPALRAAWQADWRPLTDGLVDAHNLFVLGRGLGLAAAQEAALKFKETCGLHAEAYSSAEVKHGPMALVGPGFPALAFAQPDETGAGTRSLAEEFRGRGAQVWLAGADGDLPLVAAPHPVCAPLLTIQSFYRAINALALRRGYNPDLPPHLNKVTETV